Genomic segment of Dehalobacter sp. 12DCB1:
CAGCAGCGGAGATACTTGCCAGTCAACGCGGCAAATGTCGGAATCACTGTACTTAGTCGGGAAAGAATCCATTTGTCCGCCAACAGGGATAATGGTATTGGAACGGATATAACCCAGCCACGGTCCCGGCCAATCAGCGATCGGGCTTCCGAGCAGGTCAACATTTGCACCATTCATCAATTGCTCTGCTTGTCTGTTGGCATAGATAATTCGATAATGACGGTCAATCATAACAACTGCACTGCCAACCGCACCCAAAAGTACATCCAGCTGTTTCTTGAGCAGTCGGCATAAACAAACCCCATCAAAAGCAATGATACATTCTTCTGCCATTAGAGGGAGCAGAAATTCCGCCCGACTGAAATCACGAGGCTGTAAAACGCCTAACTCTCCGTGTAAATTACCTTGCTTGATTTCAAAGACCATTGTTTCAAAAGAATATCTGTTTAAACGGGCAGCCTCTACCGCATGCTCATCACCTTTGATCATTAAGGCAGAGAATCCTGCGTCCGTATACTCCAGCCAGCTCCCCTCTGCATCAAGCAGGATAATCAGAGCATTTAAAATAAGCTCAAGCAATTGATCCTGAACGCTTTCTTCTCCGTGACAAAGCGATATTACAGTATGGTTCAATTTACGCAAAGCAGATAATTCAACAGTTCGCATCTCTCCGCTAAATCCGGCCAGCGCATTCTGGAAGCTGCTGAGCATATCCGCAGCTAAACGCGCCCGATCAGTCACAGAAAAATTTGATTTTTCCTGCCGGCAGGAAGAGCACTCCACTGCATCCAGAAAGAAACCATCATTCAATGGCCAGCGAACAATTTGCCAGCTGAACGCTTCATATGTCTGATGACAAATGGAGCAAGACTCAGGCCTTTTCGTTAATAACGTATCATTTTCAGATACAATCATCAATTCCAAATGCAAACCTGCTCCGATACATTGCAAAAAAATGTTCCAGCGTTCCGACTTGAACATTTCGACTGCCTCAATCCACTCGGACACGGTCATGGTCCTCCTTTGCCTATCCAATCTGTACATAAGCAAATTCGACCAGAATTGATGATTTCCTTCCAGATATTACACTATTTTTTCCATGTAAGTCTGATTAAGGAAACACGACTCGACACTATTCGCTCTACCCCAGTGTTATACTGAAAATAGTCCTAATCCATATTTAATTGGAGGATTGACACATGAATAAAATATTGGTCGTTGAAGATAACCCCGTTATTGGAATGGTTATTCAAACCGTGTTAACCGATGAAGGGCATCAGGTTGAAGTGCGGAAAAGCGCCATGGAAGGTCTGTACCTGATGTACACCGGTTTTATTCCTGATTTAGTCCTTACTGATTTGATTATGAGAGAAATGGATGGCAGAGATCTTATCCAGAAAATGCGCAATGACAAAAGGCTTTGCAGTATTCCTGCAGTCATTATCACGGCTTCAATCCCTAACGCAGAAAATTTACCTGATCAGGATCAATTCCAGGGTTTGCTAAGTAAGCCCTTTGACCTGGAAGATTTAGTCGAAACTGTTGACAAGCTGATCAATCATCAGACACTTGTAACCAATAGTGCTGCACTTCAGACTTCGACACCGGTCGCAGTATAGTAACTGAATAAAAAAACTAATGAATTTAAATTGAGCTGAATAAATAAAGACTACACCTTTATTGACAGTACCAACCAAAACCTCCATAAATCCCAACCAGGTTCCATGATATTTTATTTATTGAAGCTATATGAAAAGGATGTAAAGAAAATTTCTTTGCATCCTTTTTAGGGCTTTTTATTGGCCTGAATCTTACTTCTTCTCCGTTGGCTCTTAGGAAGCAGCGGAGCTGCCTCTTTTCTTAGTTTTTCTTTGCGTTATTTTATTTCTGTTAAGATATAGTTCGTCAAGGTATTCCGCAAATTTTGTTCCAAGATTTGGCGACTCCAACGCAAACTCTACTGTAGCCTTTAGGTAACCCAATTTGTCGCCTGCATCGTAGCGTTTACCCTCAAACAGGCAGGCATAGAGCTGTTCATCCCTGCTTTGTGCTTTCAACGCATCAGTAAGTTGAATTTCTCCTCCCGCTCCTACTTTAATACTTTCTAAGTATTTGAATATGGTAGGATTAATGATATATCTGCCCATGATAGCCAATCTGGAAGGAGCTTTGGTCGGAATTGGTTTTTCCACAAGATTTTTCACGCGCCAGATGTTGCCCTGGTGGTCCAACGGATCAATAATCCCATATTTGTTAACTTCACTCTCTGGTACTTCCTGAATCCCGATCACACTGGAAGAAGTCTTTTCGGCTATATCCATGAGTTGTTGGGTTGCCGGTGTTTCCGATTTAATAATATCATCACCTAGAAGAACTGCAAACGGTTCCTGTCCTACAAATGACTTTGCGCAATAAATGGCATGTCCGAGGCCAAGTGGTTCGTTCTGGCGGATATAATGGATATTTGCCATATAAGAAAGATTCTTTATTTTCTCAAGCAGGTCAAGCTGGCCGTTCTTTTTTAGATGAGCTTCAAGCTCAGGTGAACGGTCATAGTAGTCGACGATGGGCCACTTGCCCCTGCCAGTAATAATTAAAATATCTTTGATACCTGAGGCTATAGCTTCATCTACAATGTATTGAATCGTCGGCTTATCAACAATCGGCAGCATCTCTTTCGGCAAGGACTTCGTTGCAGGCAGAAATCTCGTTCCAAGACCTGCTGCAGGTATTACGGCTTTCGTAACTTTCATTGGAGACCTCCAAAAAAATTTTATATCATCCACCACCGGCCAAGAACTATGTTTTCCCGTCTTTTCCGGTGGCTGCAAGGCCTTCATCATTTACTTTTTTCGCGTCTGAAACAGAGGAACCAGTCCAGACAATATTGATCTTCCGTCTGATTCTCCATTCTCTCTTTTGCGGTACCGCAGGAACCGGCCGTAGGTACGATGACATCCTGTCCCGGTCGCCAGTTCGCAGGCGTCGCAACCTGGTCCGCATCTGCTTTTTGCAGCGCGATAATGATTCGTTTTATTTCATCAAAGTTTCTTCCGGTGGAAAGCGGATAATACTGGATTGTCCGGATCGTTCCCTTCGGATCAATCACAAAGACAGCTCTTACCGCCTGAGTCGTGGACTGGCCGGGCTGGATCATCCCGTATTTTTTAGCCACTTCCATCTTGATATCCTCAATCAGCGGAAACTTCACTTCAACATTTTTCATGCCGTTCCATTCAAGTTCCTGGATTTTTCTGAGCCAGGCGATATGTGCATAAAGGGAATCGACCGACAAACCGACGAGCGAAGTGTTCAACGCTTTGAATTCTTCTTCCATCGTAGCAAAGGTCATAAATTCAGTTGTACAGACCGGGGTAAAATCTGCCGGATGAGAGAAAAGGATGACCCACTTGCCGTAATAGTCTTCCGGGAAACTGATATTGCCCTGTGTCGTCACTGCTTTAAAAGACGGCGCCTTGTCCCCTATTAAAGGCATTCTGAAAGCTTGTTCAACTTCCATGATATAGTCCTCCTTCGTTTTCAGAACCTCAGCCCTCTCCTTGACTTCTTTATAGGCTTCACCGGCCTTGTCTTTGAGGGCTTCCGCTTTCTCCTTTACTTCTTCGAAGGTATCTTCTGCCTTGCCCTTAAAATCTGTGGTTTTCTCCTTGACTTCATCGATCAGCTTGCCGATTTTGTCCTTGATCCCATCCATAGAAAAAACCTCCTTAACGTCGTTTTTTAATCCAAGGATACGCCGAATCATCCGTTGCTTAGAATATTGAATTATTTTCCTTAAAGTATATTCAGCACTAAAATGTTACTTCCTCTATGATCTTCAAAAATTTTCCTAAATATTTGAAAAAATATGACGATATATTAATTACCCGTTTGATTATTGCATCTTATAGTTTGTTTTATATAAGGAGAATAGGGATATGAAACAAGACCGGGGATGGTTAGAAACGACTTTCGAATCGATCAGTGACGCTGTTATCTTGACGGATATACAAGGCAATATACAATTATTAAGTCAGAAGGCCGAATTGCTTACCGGCTGGACGAACGAAGAAGCGCTTCACAAACCGCTGACCGAAGTATTTCAGCTTTTGAACGCAGATACCCATGAAGTACTTGGCGACAATCTGCTGAGTGTGCTTAAAACAGGCAAAAATGTTGTATTTGCCAAAAATGCTGTCTTGCTCTCTAAAACGGGTCAAAAGCGTCCGGTCAAGAGTAAGTCCAAACCGGTGAAGGATAAAGAAAACCATATCCAGGGTATCGTACTTGTATTTAAAGAACTGGCCAGAAAAAACAAAAAACTTGCCAAAACTGAATCATTAAGCTTTCACGATCCGCTTACTGGCTTATACAACCGTAAGTTTTTTGAGGAAGAATTTAAAAGA
This window contains:
- a CDS encoding response regulator gives rise to the protein MNKILVVEDNPVIGMVIQTVLTDEGHQVEVRKSAMEGLYLMYTGFIPDLVLTDLIMREMDGRDLIQKMRNDKRLCSIPAVIITASIPNAENLPDQDQFQGLLSKPFDLEDLVETVDKLINHQTLVTNSAALQTSTPVAV
- the galU gene encoding UTP--glucose-1-phosphate uridylyltransferase GalU; translation: MKVTKAVIPAAGLGTRFLPATKSLPKEMLPIVDKPTIQYIVDEAIASGIKDILIITGRGKWPIVDYYDRSPELEAHLKKNGQLDLLEKIKNLSYMANIHYIRQNEPLGLGHAIYCAKSFVGQEPFAVLLGDDIIKSETPATQQLMDIAEKTSSSVIGIQEVPESEVNKYGIIDPLDHQGNIWRVKNLVEKPIPTKAPSRLAIMGRYIINPTIFKYLESIKVGAGGEIQLTDALKAQSRDEQLYACLFEGKRYDAGDKLGYLKATVEFALESPNLGTKFAEYLDELYLNRNKITQRKTKKRGSSAAS
- a CDS encoding peroxiredoxin → MDGIKDKIGKLIDEVKEKTTDFKGKAEDTFEEVKEKAEALKDKAGEAYKEVKERAEVLKTKEDYIMEVEQAFRMPLIGDKAPSFKAVTTQGNISFPEDYYGKWVILFSHPADFTPVCTTEFMTFATMEEEFKALNTSLVGLSVDSLYAHIAWLRKIQELEWNGMKNVEVKFPLIEDIKMEVAKKYGMIQPGQSTTQAVRAVFVIDPKGTIRTIQYYPLSTGRNFDEIKRIIIALQKADADQVATPANWRPGQDVIVPTAGSCGTAKERMENQTEDQYCLDWFLCFRREKSK